Proteins encoded in a region of the bacterium genome:
- a CDS encoding ribose-phosphate pyrophosphokinase, whose amino-acid sequence MDHGQLRIFTGNANRALAAAVAAELQMEVGKAEVGRFSDMEVRVTIKESIRGADVFIIQPTCPPVNDNLMELLVMIDACRRGSADRITAVMPYYGYARQDKKIRGREPITAKLVANLITTAGADRVLAMDLHADPIMGFFDLPVDQLPGRPIIAAYCHQQGFSGQDTVVVSPDVGGVENAKLLADDIEAPLAIIVKRRPRPNEVTVEFETIGNLDGRRALLVDDMIDTAGTLCQAAETCLQRGASEVHAVATHGVLSGPAVDRIRDSCLKSVVITDTVPVPPEKALPNLTVLSVAPLLADAIDCIHQDRSVSSRLQQNNFRQPRLQ is encoded by the coding sequence GTGGATCACGGGCAACTGCGCATCTTCACGGGCAATGCCAACCGCGCGCTGGCGGCAGCCGTCGCGGCTGAGCTGCAGATGGAGGTCGGCAAGGCCGAGGTCGGGCGCTTCTCGGACATGGAAGTCCGCGTCACCATCAAGGAGAGCATTCGCGGCGCGGATGTCTTCATCATCCAGCCGACCTGCCCGCCGGTGAACGACAACCTGATGGAACTGCTCGTGATGATTGACGCCTGCCGGCGCGGCTCAGCCGACCGGATCACGGCGGTCATGCCCTACTACGGGTACGCCCGCCAGGACAAGAAAATCCGCGGACGCGAGCCCATCACCGCCAAGCTCGTCGCCAATCTCATCACGACCGCCGGGGCCGACCGCGTGCTGGCGATGGACCTGCATGCCGACCCGATCATGGGCTTCTTCGACCTGCCGGTGGACCAGCTCCCCGGTCGGCCGATCATCGCTGCCTACTGCCACCAGCAGGGCTTCAGCGGCCAGGATACGGTCGTCGTGTCGCCCGATGTGGGCGGCGTGGAGAATGCCAAGCTGCTGGCCGACGACATCGAGGCGCCGCTGGCCATCATCGTGAAGCGGCGGCCGCGCCCGAACGAAGTGACGGTGGAGTTCGAGACGATCGGCAATCTCGACGGCCGCCGCGCGCTGCTCGTGGATGATATGATCGACACGGCGGGCACGCTGTGCCAGGCGGCCGAGACCTGTCTGCAGCGCGGGGCGTCCGAGGTCCATGCCGTCGCCACGCATGGCGTGCTGTCCGGCCCGGCAGTGGACCGGATCCGCGACTCGTGCCTCAAGAGCGTGGTCATCACCGACACAGTGCCGGTCCCGCCGGAGAAGGCGCTCCCGAACCTGACCGTGCTGTCGGTGGCGCCGCTGTTGGCGGATGCGATTGACTGCATCCACCAGGACCGGTCAGTCAGCAGCCGGCTCCAGCAGAACAACTTCCGGCAGCCGCGGCTGCAGTAG
- a CDS encoding 50S ribosomal protein L25, which yields MEQFVMEARKRDKHGSGAARAYRREGLIPGVVYGHGEEPISILVPARQFQALLRHHGTLINLKVEGHAENAALGALLQDTQRDPVSRQVLSIDLQWVSLTESVDVHVPVVLVGEAPGVTRDGGSLDQVMHEVAISCLPTDIPEHIAADISSLEMGHSLHVRDLAAPDGVTVRSPADDAVVTISRPVRAEELEVRAEEAEAEVVGEEKAEAEKAEEKGE from the coding sequence ATGGAACAGTTTGTCATGGAGGCGCGCAAGCGCGACAAGCACGGCAGCGGCGCGGCACGCGCGTACCGTCGTGAAGGGCTCATTCCGGGCGTGGTCTATGGGCATGGCGAGGAGCCGATTTCCATCCTCGTCCCGGCCCGCCAGTTCCAGGCTCTGCTGCGGCACCACGGTACACTGATCAACCTGAAGGTCGAGGGCCACGCCGAGAACGCCGCCCTGGGCGCGCTGCTCCAGGACACCCAGCGCGATCCGGTCTCGCGGCAGGTACTCAGCATAGACCTGCAGTGGGTCTCGCTTACTGAGAGCGTGGACGTGCATGTGCCGGTGGTACTCGTCGGTGAGGCCCCGGGCGTCACTCGCGACGGCGGGTCCCTGGACCAGGTCATGCACGAAGTCGCCATCTCGTGTCTGCCCACGGACATCCCCGAGCACATCGCGGCGGACATCAGCAGCCTCGAGATGGGACACTCGCTGCATGTCCGCGACCTTGCGGCGCCAGATGGCGTCACGGTCAGGTCGCCTGCCGACGATGCCGTGGTCACCATCTCGCGCCCGGTCCGCGCTGAAGAGCTCGAGGTCCGCGCCGAAGAGGCCGAAGCTGAGGTCGTGGGCGAGGAGAAGGCCGAGGCCGAGAAGGCTGAGGAAAAGGGCGAGTAG
- the pth gene encoding aminoacyl-tRNA hydrolase, with product MRCLVGLGNPGAQYAETRHNVGFLVIDRLAQRHQVGVSRGRHRALFGRGRIAEDDCLLVKPQTFMNDSGDAVLRLLLYYRLEPADVLLVYDDIALDLGVMRLRRGGSDGGHKGVRSVLHYLRTDQVARLRLGIGRPPEGASAINYVLSPFARSEMDRAQEMVDQAADAVEAVLREGLDVAMNRYNS from the coding sequence ATGCGCTGTCTGGTGGGTCTGGGCAATCCCGGCGCACAGTACGCTGAAACCCGGCACAACGTCGGGTTTCTCGTCATTGACCGGCTGGCGCAACGGCACCAGGTAGGCGTGTCGCGCGGGCGCCATCGCGCGCTGTTCGGACGCGGTCGCATCGCGGAGGATGACTGCCTGCTCGTCAAGCCGCAGACGTTCATGAACGATAGCGGCGACGCGGTGCTGCGCCTGCTACTGTACTACCGCCTGGAGCCGGCCGATGTGCTGTTGGTCTACGACGACATCGCCCTGGACCTGGGCGTGATGCGCCTGCGACGCGGGGGCAGTGACGGCGGCCACAAGGGCGTACGGTCGGTGTTGCACTACCTCCGCACCGACCAGGTGGCGCGGCTGCGCCTGGGGATCGGCCGCCCGCCCGAGGGCGCCAGCGCCATCAACTATGTGCTCTCCCCCTTCGCGCGCAGTGAGATGGACCGCGCGCAGGAGATGGTGGACCAGGCCGCCGACGCGGTCGAGGCGGTCCTGCGCGAGGGGCTTGACGTGGCGATGAACCGGTACAATAGCTGA
- a CDS encoding methyltransferase — translation MHDQPDPPAQHYFSRQPQVASHPREIAIRVRGLVLHLQSDRGVFSHGGLDKGTKLLAETMDLRPGAEVLDWGAGYGPLGLVAASLSPTSRVTLVELNERAAQLAAENARTLGLTNAEVITGPAPEALDGRDFDAIISNPPLRAGKEAVEAVVAYAAQHLRPGGELWLVIPTNKGAKTFLQHMAQLFPRTATKAISGGYRILWAARDA, via the coding sequence ATGCACGACCAGCCGGACCCGCCCGCACAGCACTACTTCTCGCGCCAACCGCAGGTGGCCTCGCACCCGAGAGAGATCGCCATCCGCGTCCGCGGGCTGGTTCTCCACCTGCAGAGCGATCGCGGCGTCTTCTCCCACGGTGGTCTGGACAAGGGCACGAAGCTGCTGGCCGAGACGATGGACCTGCGGCCGGGGGCGGAGGTGCTCGACTGGGGCGCGGGGTACGGGCCGCTGGGCCTGGTTGCAGCCAGCCTCTCCCCCACCTCCCGCGTCACACTGGTGGAGCTGAACGAGCGGGCCGCCCAACTGGCGGCCGAGAATGCCCGCACACTGGGCCTGACGAATGCCGAGGTCATCACCGGTCCTGCGCCGGAGGCCCTCGACGGGCGCGACTTCGATGCCATCATCTCCAACCCGCCGCTACGGGCCGGCAAGGAGGCCGTCGAGGCGGTCGTTGCCTACGCCGCGCAGCATCTGCGCCCCGGCGGCGAGCTGTGGTTGGTCATCCCGACGAACAAGGGGGCCAAGACGTTCCTGCAACACATGGCGCAGCTCTTCCCACGCACGGCCACGAAGGCCATCTCCGGCGGCTACCGGATACTCTGGGCCGCACGCGACGCGTGA
- the galK gene encoding galactokinase: MRDPTQLPDNLSRLFSDHFDRTLDEAVVVRSPGRMNLLGEHTDYNGGFVLPIAIDRSTWVVAAPAEGQVRVWSEARGELDVFTPGQIHRDEGRLWANYVRAVAWALEEQFGPVPGADVLITGDLPLGSGVSSSASLEVGAALAFLGVAQREMPLRDVALMCQRAENQFVGVQCGIMDQFAVALCEAGHALLLDCLSLETQNVALAGDAPVFFVCDTAKERTLAASAYNQRRAECESAARHFGHESLRHVTPEQLEAGKGELPEHVYRRCRHVLSENARVHEAIAVMGCGAWERFGELLQASHASLRDDYEVSCDELNIMCELAMEHDGCLGARMVGAGFGGCAMAAVRREAVSGFAETVGAAYQPRTGLQPRLFAVQAAGGAAILPH; the protein is encoded by the coding sequence ATGCGCGACCCGACACAACTCCCGGACAACCTCTCCCGCCTGTTCAGCGACCACTTCGACCGCACCCTCGATGAGGCCGTGGTGGTCCGCTCCCCCGGGCGCATGAACCTGCTGGGCGAGCACACCGACTATAACGGCGGCTTCGTGCTGCCCATCGCCATAGACCGCAGCACGTGGGTCGTCGCGGCCCCGGCCGAGGGGCAGGTGCGCGTGTGGTCCGAGGCCCGGGGGGAGCTGGATGTCTTCACCCCCGGCCAGATCCACCGCGACGAGGGGCGCCTGTGGGCGAACTACGTGCGCGCCGTGGCGTGGGCGCTCGAGGAGCAGTTCGGTCCGGTGCCGGGGGCCGATGTACTCATCACCGGCGATCTGCCCCTGGGCTCGGGCGTCTCGTCGTCGGCCTCGCTGGAGGTCGGCGCCGCCCTGGCGTTCCTCGGTGTGGCGCAGCGCGAGATGCCCCTCCGTGATGTCGCCCTGATGTGTCAGCGCGCCGAGAACCAGTTCGTGGGCGTGCAGTGCGGGATCATGGATCAGTTCGCGGTGGCGCTGTGCGAGGCGGGCCATGCGTTGCTGCTCGACTGCCTGTCGCTGGAGACGCAGAACGTGGCGCTGGCCGGTGACGCCCCCGTGTTCTTCGTGTGTGACACCGCCAAGGAGCGGACGCTGGCGGCCTCGGCGTACAATCAGCGCCGGGCTGAGTGCGAGTCGGCGGCGCGGCACTTCGGGCACGAGTCGCTGCGGCACGTCACGCCCGAGCAGCTTGAAGCCGGGAAGGGCGAGTTGCCCGAACACGTCTACCGGCGCTGCCGCCATGTGCTGAGCGAGAACGCGCGGGTGCACGAGGCCATCGCGGTGATGGGGTGCGGCGCCTGGGAGCGCTTCGGCGAGCTGCTACAGGCCTCCCACGCCAGTCTGCGCGATGACTATGAAGTGAGCTGTGACGAGCTGAACATCATGTGCGAGTTGGCGATGGAGCACGACGGCTGCCTGGGCGCGCGCATGGTCGGCGCGGGCTTCGGCGGCTGTGCCATGGCCGCCGTGCGACGCGAGGCCGTGTCGGGCTTTGCCGAGACAGTCGGCGCAGCCTATCAGCCAAGAACGGGTCTACAGCCGCGCCTCTTCGCGGTCCAGGCGGCCGGGGGCGCCGCCATTCTGCCACACTGA
- a CDS encoding (4Fe-4S)-binding protein, which produces MLTTQMVKDWALRCGADAVGIGAMERFEGAPLQFDPRTIFPEAETIIGLAFRVHRGLYRGIEEGTWFAGLPSMGYANINDIFAPMALRNLSSLIEDAGYEAIPYQNTSVRLGTGAGRAVAEGLPKPDVFIHFRIAAYICGMGEIGWSKVFLTPQFGPRQRFAFILTDAPLKPDPVMEPGTLCDRCKLCVKDCPGGAISKDEAIEIEVAGKQIAWGKLDEDKCACVYQTGSPEYGPFMDDETAAKVQEFIDMPPGQERSEMIAYSGGPWGLGRSTAYSKNTWESYHHPGTVCGARGCQRACFIHLEQQGKLSNKFHRPFRIRQPWKLTR; this is translated from the coding sequence ATGCTTACGACACAGATGGTCAAGGACTGGGCCCTGCGCTGCGGGGCCGACGCGGTGGGGATTGGCGCCATGGAGCGCTTCGAGGGCGCACCGTTGCAGTTCGACCCTCGCACGATCTTCCCCGAGGCCGAGACGATCATCGGCTTGGCCTTCCGCGTGCATCGGGGCCTGTACCGGGGCATCGAGGAGGGCACGTGGTTCGCCGGCCTGCCCTCGATGGGCTATGCCAACATCAATGACATCTTCGCACCCATGGCGCTGCGCAACCTGTCCAGCCTCATCGAGGACGCCGGATACGAGGCCATCCCTTACCAGAACACCAGCGTGCGCCTGGGGACCGGCGCCGGGCGGGCCGTGGCCGAGGGGCTGCCCAAGCCCGACGTGTTCATCCATTTCCGCATCGCCGCGTACATCTGCGGCATGGGCGAGATCGGGTGGAGTAAGGTGTTCCTCACCCCGCAGTTTGGCCCGCGCCAGCGCTTCGCGTTCATCCTGACGGACGCGCCGCTCAAGCCCGACCCCGTGATGGAGCCCGGCACACTGTGCGACCGGTGCAAGCTGTGCGTGAAGGACTGCCCCGGCGGGGCCATCAGCAAGGACGAGGCCATCGAGATCGAGGTGGCCGGCAAGCAGATCGCGTGGGGCAAGCTCGACGAGGACAAGTGCGCGTGCGTGTACCAGACCGGCAGCCCGGAGTATGGCCCCTTCATGGATGACGAGACAGCCGCGAAGGTGCAGGAGTTCATTGACATGCCGCCCGGCCAGGAGCGCAGCGAGATGATCGCGTACTCCGGCGGCCCGTGGGGTCTGGGGCGGAGCACGGCGTACAGCAAGAACACGTGGGAGAGCTACCACCACCCCGGTACCGTCTGCGGGGCGCGCGGCTGCCAGCGGGCCTGCTTCATCCACCTGGAGCAGCAGGGCAAGCTGAGCAACAAGTTCCACCGTCCGTTCCGCATCCGGCAGCCGTGGAAGCTGACCCGCTAG
- a CDS encoding aminopeptidase P family N-terminal domain-containing protein — MDRLEEVAVKLERVRNLMAEEELGAVVLGGATNFSWITAGGDNVIVLAAEQGAGSVVITPDGQYVITDNIEAGRLADEELAGLDFTIVQDEWHKESFVTLLDSLVSGDVGADGNWLPGAADYGSEIARLRWSLLPPEVERFRALGQDVSRCLTETAREVQVGQSEIEVGALLTAKLKALDIAPNVILIASDERIEKYRHPLPKAKQVERYAMLVASVRRFGLQASATRLVHFGELPAELRRKHDACTLVDACFNLETRPGARVSTVFDRAVRTYAETGFADEWRLHHQGGACGYAGRDYKATPDMDEVVLENQAFAWNPSITGTKSEDTVLVTAAGPEVLTAAVDWPMLQVEYKGQTLARPDILVR; from the coding sequence ATGGACAGACTCGAAGAAGTCGCCGTCAAGCTGGAACGCGTGCGCAACCTCATGGCCGAGGAGGAACTGGGGGCCGTCGTGCTCGGGGGGGCCACCAACTTCTCCTGGATCACCGCCGGCGGCGATAATGTGATCGTGCTCGCCGCCGAGCAGGGCGCAGGCTCTGTCGTCATCACCCCCGACGGGCAGTATGTCATCACCGACAACATCGAGGCCGGGCGGTTGGCCGACGAGGAGCTGGCCGGGCTGGACTTCACCATCGTCCAGGACGAGTGGCACAAGGAGAGCTTCGTCACGCTGCTGGACAGCCTCGTCAGCGGCGATGTCGGCGCCGATGGCAACTGGCTGCCCGGCGCGGCGGACTATGGCAGCGAGATCGCCCGGCTGCGCTGGAGCCTGTTGCCGCCCGAGGTCGAGCGCTTCCGGGCGCTTGGCCAGGACGTCTCGCGCTGCCTGACCGAGACAGCCCGCGAGGTGCAGGTCGGCCAGAGCGAGATCGAGGTCGGCGCGCTGCTGACCGCGAAGCTGAAGGCCCTCGACATCGCCCCCAATGTCATCCTGATCGCCAGCGACGAGCGCATCGAGAAGTACCGTCACCCGCTGCCCAAGGCGAAGCAAGTGGAGCGCTATGCCATGCTCGTCGCCTCGGTGCGGCGCTTCGGGCTGCAGGCCTCGGCGACGCGGCTGGTGCACTTCGGGGAGCTGCCGGCGGAGTTGCGCCGCAAGCACGACGCCTGCACGCTGGTGGATGCCTGCTTCAACCTGGAGACCAGGCCCGGCGCTCGCGTGTCCACGGTCTTCGACCGGGCGGTGCGCACGTATGCCGAGACCGGCTTCGCCGACGAATGGCGGCTGCACCACCAGGGCGGCGCCTGCGGCTATGCCGGACGCGACTACAAGGCCACACCCGACATGGACGAGGTTGTGCTGGAGAACCAGGCCTTTGCGTGGAACCCGTCAATCACCGGGACGAAGTCCGAGGACACGGTCCTGGTGACGGCGGCCGGGCCGGAGGTGCTGACGGCGGCGGTGGACTGGCCGATGCTGCAGGTGGAGTACAAGGGGCAGACGCTGGCGCGGCCGGACATACTCGTAAGGTAG
- a CDS encoding DNA polymerase III subunit codes for MFADIIGHEGPIRILKRAAFSGRVPNAYLFVGQPHVGRRTVALQLAKALNCERRTQFASADELDCCDECDNCRAFDRERHPDLMVVRPTLSLKGDDDLMQEAEENGEGEQAPDFIEIEGAMIRTGQIEALIEHTYLKRVQARHKIYLVISAETMNEAAQNRLLKTLEEPPPNTLLILTSANLGALLPTTISRCSVVNFEGVPSAEGEARLQERRPDMAPEQLHSLVALSGGRVGWAISMLQHPEVLQIRGDLLDLCVALPQTSMLECLRRGEQLMDAAERWWVATVEGEVGERALKARRDRVLRTRMREVLDVLVSWFRDLIVAHGDPDSPHLINRDRRDDLRRLAPGYQVEKCRRVCAYLEDMKAQLRQNANLRLATEIMALRLISAT; via the coding sequence ATGTTTGCAGACATCATCGGCCACGAAGGCCCCATACGCATACTCAAGCGCGCTGCGTTCAGTGGGCGCGTCCCGAACGCCTACCTGTTCGTCGGCCAGCCGCACGTCGGGCGGCGGACGGTCGCCCTGCAGCTCGCCAAGGCGCTCAACTGCGAGCGCCGGACGCAGTTCGCCAGTGCGGACGAACTGGACTGTTGCGACGAGTGTGACAACTGCCGCGCCTTCGATCGCGAGCGGCACCCCGACCTGATGGTGGTGCGGCCCACGCTGTCGCTCAAGGGCGACGATGACCTGATGCAGGAGGCGGAGGAGAACGGGGAGGGCGAGCAGGCGCCGGACTTCATCGAGATCGAGGGTGCGATGATCCGCACGGGGCAGATCGAGGCCCTGATCGAGCACACCTACCTCAAGCGCGTGCAGGCCCGCCACAAGATCTACCTGGTCATCTCCGCCGAGACGATGAACGAGGCGGCCCAGAACCGGCTGCTCAAGACGCTGGAGGAACCCCCGCCCAACACGCTGCTGATCCTGACCAGCGCCAACCTCGGGGCGCTCCTGCCCACCACCATCTCCCGCTGCAGTGTCGTCAACTTCGAGGGCGTGCCGTCCGCCGAGGGCGAGGCGCGCCTGCAGGAGCGCCGCCCCGACATGGCGCCCGAGCAACTCCATTCGCTGGTGGCGCTGTCGGGCGGGCGCGTGGGGTGGGCGATCTCGATGCTCCAGCACCCCGAGGTGCTGCAGATCCGCGGCGACCTGCTCGACCTCTGCGTGGCGCTGCCGCAGACATCGATGCTGGAGTGCCTGCGCCGCGGCGAGCAGCTCATGGACGCGGCGGAGCGCTGGTGGGTGGCGACGGTGGAGGGGGAGGTGGGGGAGAGAGCGCTCAAGGCGCGGCGCGACCGGGTCTTGCGCACGCGGATGCGCGAGGTTCTGGATGTGCTGGTCTCGTGGTTCCGGGACCTGATCGTGGCGCACGGAGACCCGGACTCGCCGCACCTCATCAACCGCGACCGGCGGGACGATCTGCGGCGCCTGGCCCCCGGCTACCAGGTGGAGAAGTGCCGGCGGGTCTGCGCGTACCTCGAGGACATGAAGGCCCAGCTCCGCCAGAACGCCAACCTGCGCCTGGCCACAGAGATCATGGCCCTGCGCCTTATCTCAGCCACGTAG